The following are encoded together in the Anopheles nili chromosome 3, idAnoNiliSN_F5_01, whole genome shotgun sequence genome:
- the LOC128723311 gene encoding LOW QUALITY PROTEIN: unconventional myosin-Ia (The sequence of the model RefSeq protein was modified relative to this genomic sequence to represent the inferred CDS: substituted 1 base at 1 genomic stop codon) encodes MVDVRECASEHRGSASPSKMATLGLSKVFILDKYFTELQKFWETEKKLQDASSSNEAVHLQQRLKSLSSELVTLRNRLHTGGQPPNGAGGVTVGGGVVSQSTGPNNTGTNQSGGGHGTTGLGQHATSNGLLASGTVGANGINVLPHLANGCSNTGNSTSNATNNAKNHMLVPSAAQCIPSSQASSNLNASQPNANVLPVVSPRNTSIPYPLPHHNTGTSTLLHGDTIPCGGTLPRRTAMGFGGNATSYGMGHVTGAGGLGSFASPSGTGSGMVLAGTGPTATQFRDRQEGPTGNEMDDLIHLPGPLTEDAVMRTLHNRFNDGKYFTNVGPILLSVNPYHDVGNPLTLSSTRSVPLAPQLRKIVQEAVRQQAETGYPQAIILSGTSGSGKTHCSMLLLRQLFAVAGGGPETDAFKHLAAAFTVLRSLGSAKTATNSESSRIGQFIEVQVTDGALYRTKIHCYFLDQTRVIRPLPNEKNYHIFYQMLAGLNADECARLNLEGYSPANLRYLQHGDIRQDEQEDAARFQAWKACLGILGIPFLDVVRVLAAVLLLGNVQFVDGQGLEVEVVGETELNAVANLLGVPPAQLFRGLTTRTHNARGQLIKSVCDANMSNMTRDCLAKALYCRTVATIVRRANSLKRLGSTLGTLSSDSNESVHNQAEVASQHASTIGGNAGSKSMAALNNAVRHATDGFIGILDMFGFEEPRPAQLEHLCINLCAETMQHFYNTHIFKSSVESCREEGIICDTEVDYVDNVPCIDLISSLRTGLLSMLDAECSVRGTAESYVAKIKVQHRNSARLEQRALEPYDPRLFAIRHFAGRVEYDTTDFLDTNRDVVPDDLVSVFYKHTCSFGFATHLFGTELKALYAQESGPRGLSFRIAPTSHTDLLNGDEPVSTLTQDFHTRLDNLLRTLVHARPHFVRCIRSNTAEQSGAFDRGAVVRQIRALQVLETVNLMASGFPHRMRFKQFTSRYRMLAPFRLLRRCEEKALEDCKVVLDYALENPPELDGSVTLSWAPGKRHIFLSEGIRQHLERLRAEVRMKSATLIQATWRGWNLRKRLGTIRRTHDIQLMGGALHSINKTSGKDLGRIAAVVSLSFDHXPPFVFNTFSGTRTSNVTHGNSNGNTGTATRPRPQPIAGTPPPDPNEKCDSKIIAQTCTLFGLDLERPPPVPPSRSYTVTGNSKLGYPQTRIMKMNFPEDPAAVGLGEQLRKGEAVTVTGASHRRGHLIVEHNGISLHVPFQYMELVKTIAPGPAGPGTATGAPNGTTGAPPPPTATAVNI; translated from the exons ATGCATCTTCATCGAACGAAGCCGTCCACCTGCAGCAAAGACTGAAGAGCCTCAGCTCGGAGTTGGTGACGCTGAGGAATCGACTGCACACGGGCGGACAACCCCCAAATGGAGCCGGTGGCGTGACCGTTGGTGGAGGCGTCGTCTCGCAATCCACCGGACCTAACAACACTGGCACGAACCAGAGTGGCGGAGGCCATGGTACAACCGGACTCGGACAGCACGCGACCAGTAACGGCCTGTTAGCTTCAGGAACGGTTGGTGCGAATGGCATCAACGTGCTACCACACCTGGCCAATGGTTGTTCGAACACTGGCAACTCCACCAGCAACGCTACCAATAATGCTAAG AACCACATGCTGGTGCCGAGTGCGGCCCAGTGCATACCGTCCAGCCAGGCGAGCAGCAATCTGAACGCCTCGCAGCCTAACGCCAACGTCTTGCCGGTAGTTTCACCAAGGAATACCTCAATCCCGTACCCGTTGCCACATCAcaacaccggcaccagcaCGCTGTTGCACGGAG ACACGATACCGTGCGGTGGAACGCTTCCCAGACGCACGGCGATGGGTTTTGGTGGAAATGCGACCTCATACGGCATGGGACACGTCACTG GAGCCGGCGGACTCGGTTCGTTTGCATCCCCCAGTGGAACCGGATCCGGTATGGTGCTGGCAGGAACAGGACCCACAGCGACGCAGTTCCGCGATCGGCAGGAAGGACCCACTGGAAATGAGATGGATGATCTGATCCATCTGCCCGGCCCACTCACGGAGGACGCGGTCATGCGCACTCTGCACAACCGCTTTAATGATGGGAAATATTTC ACCAACGTCGGTCCGATCCTGCTATCCGTCAACCCATACCACGACGTTGGCAACCCGTTGACCCTGTCTTCAACCCGGTCCGTGCCCCTCGCACCACAGCTGCGCAAGATCGTCCAGGAGGCTGTCCGGCAGCAGGCGGAAACCGGCTACCCCCAGGCGATCATTCTTTCTG GCACTTCCGGTTCAGGCAAGACCCACTGTtcgatgttgctgctgaggCAGCTGTTCGCAGTGGCCGGCGGCGGTCCGGAAACCGACGCTTTCAAGCATCTGGCCGCAGCCTTCACTGTGCTGCGTTCGCTTGGATCGGCAAAGACTGCGACTAACTCTGAGTCGAGTAGAATC GGCCAATTCATCGAGGTGCAAGTGACGGACGGAGCGCTCTACCGCACCAAAATCCACTGCTACTTCCTCGACCAGACGCGCGTCATACGTCCGCTTCCGAACGAGAAAAACTACCACATCTTCTACCAAATGCTGGCGGGTCTGAACGCAGACGAATGTGCCCGGCTCAACCTGGAGGGGTACTCGCCAGCGAACCTGCGCTACCTACAGCACGGCGACATCCGGCAGGACGAGCAGGAGGACGCGGCCCGTTTCCAGGCGTGGAAAGCCTGTCTAGGCATCCTTGGAATCCCGTTCCTGGACGTGGTGCGCGTGCTCGCTGCAGTTCTCCTGCTTGGCAACGTACAGTTCGTGGATGGCCAG GGACTCGAAGTGGAGGTCGTCGGGGAAACGGAACTAAACGCAGTGGCCAACCTGCTAGGCGTTCCGCCAGCCCAGCTTTTCCGCGGGTTGACAACACGCACTCACAACGCCCGGGGTCAACTCATCAAGTCGGTGTGTGACGCCAACATGTCCAACATGACGCGCGATTGCCTAGCCAAGGCACTGTACTGTCGAACGGTAGCGACGATCGTCCGGCGGGCGAACAGTTTGAAGCG TCTCGGTTCGACGCTCGGTACGCTTAGCTCCGACAGCAACGAGTCCGTGCACAATCAGGCCGAGGTGGCCAGCCAGCATGCGTCCACGATCGGTGGAAACGCGGGATCTAAATCGATGGCGGCCCTTAACAATGCCGTCCGACACGCGACGGACGGTTTCATCG GCATTTTGGACATGTTCGGTTTCGAGGAACCTCGCCCTGCCCAGCTCGAGCACCTGTGCATCAACCTGTGCGCGGAAACTATGCAGCACTTCTACAACACGCACATCTTCAAAAGCTCCGTCGAATCGTGCCGAGAAGAGGGCATCATTTGCGACACAGAAGTTGACTACGTGGACAACGTGCCTTGCATTGACTTGATCTCGTCCTTGCGCACCGGCCTGCTGAGCATGCTGGACGCGGAGTGCTCGGTACGCGGTACAGCCGAAAGCTATGTCGCTAAGATCAAGGTGCAACACCGCAACTCAGCTCGTCTCGAACAACGCGCCCTCGAACCGTACGATCCGCGACTCTTCGCGATCCGGCACTTTGCTGGGCGAGTCGAGTACGACACTACCGATTTCCTTGACACCAACCGGGATGTCGTACCAGACGATCTAGTTTCGGTGTTCTACAAACACACGTGCAGCTTTGGCTTCGCAACGCACCTGTTCGGAACTGAGCTGAAAGCTCTATACGCACAAGAAAGTGGCCCTCGAGGACTCAGCTTCCGCATTGCACCCACCTCCCACACAGATCTGCTAAACGGAGACGAACCCGTCTCAACATTGACGCAGGACTTCCACACGCGCTTAGACAACCTGCTGCGTACGCTCGTTCACGCGCGACCACATTTCGTTCGATGCATTCGCAGCAACACAGCCGAACAGAGTGGTGCCTTCGACCGTGGTGCAGTTGTGCGGCAAATCCGTGCCCTGCAGGTCCTTGAGACAGTCAACCTAATGGCGAGTGGATTTCCACATCGGATGCGCTTCAAACAATTCACCTCGCGATACCGCATGTTGGCTCCATTCCGTCTGCTACGTCGCTGTGAGGAAAAGGCCCTCGAAGACTGTAAGGTGGTGTTGGACTACGCGctcgaaaacccacccgagcTGGACGGCTCAGTGACGCTTTCGTGGGCACCCGGAAAACGACACATTTTCCTAAGCGAAGGCATCCGCCAGCATCTGGAGCGATTGCGAGCGGAAGTGCGTATGAAAAGTGCCACCCTTATCCAAGCGACCTGGCGTGGGTGGAATTTGCGTAAGCGCCTCGGAACGATCCGACGCACGCACGACATCCAGCTGATGGGTGGTGCGCTTCATTCCATCAACAAGACCTCAGGTAAAGACCTCGGTCgaattgctgctgttgtgtctctctctttcgaccACTAACCACCGTTCGTTTTTAACACATTTTCAGGCACTCGAACCAGCAACGTTACGCACGGGAACAGCAACGGAAACACGGGTACGGCGACGAGACCAAGACCACAACCGATCGCTGGTACGCCTCCTCCAGATCCGAACGAGAAGTGCGACTCGAAGATCATCGCCCAGACCTGCACCCTGTTCGGATTGGACTTG GAACGACCACCACCCGTCCCACCGTCCCGCTCGTACACCGTCACCGGAAACTCGAAGCTTGGCTACCCGCAAACGCGCATCATGAAGATGAACTTCCCGGAGGATCCGGCCGCGGTTGGGTTGGGAGAGCAGCTGCGCAAGGGGGAAGCTGTCACGGTGACGGGAGCGTCTCATCGTCGGGGCCATCTGATCGTGGAACACAACGGAATCAGCCTACACGTGCCGTTCCAGTACATGGAGCTCGTGAAAACGATCGCACCAGGACCGGCTGGGCCAGGAACTGCGACAGGTGCCCCAAATGGGACGACTGGagccccaccaccacccacagccACCGCGGTCAATATTTAA